One Salminus brasiliensis chromosome 5, fSalBra1.hap2, whole genome shotgun sequence DNA segment encodes these proteins:
- the top1mt gene encoding DNA topoisomerase I, mitochondrial, translating to MFFSRLVRYSVQCNTHACVFYSVRSFALAAKRVLIPRWEEGKLSNGQKWKTLEHKGPLFPPEYEPLPSNISFLYDGEPVKLSLGTEEVATFYAKMLDHEYTTKETFQNNFFTDWREVMTENERQLIKKLSKCDFSNIHKYFVEKAEEKKNMTKEEKQVLKEEANKLTEEYGYCLLDGHKEKIGNFRLEPPGLFRGRGEHPKMGKLKKRVEPEDVIINCSQDAKVPEPPAGHRWKRVQHDTSVTWLASWVENIHGHIKYIMLNPSSKLKGEKDWQKYETARKLKLRVDSIRSEYRRAWTAREMKQRQRGVALYFIDKLALRAGNEKDDDTADTVGCCSLRVEHITLHRHLDDQEYVVEFDFLGKDSIRYYNKVLVEKQVFKNLKLFMESKNPEDDLFDRISTVYLNKKLNEAMPGLTAKVFRTFNASTTLQEQLNKLTIDDMTVEEKILAYNRANRAVAILCNHQRAAPKTFEKSMQLLQQKIKKKKEEVEKAKKELKQAKKAHKERPSEKSKKLVEKKEKALKRLLEQLKKLQLQETDREENKVIALGTSKLNYLDPRISVAWCKKNNVPVEKIYNKTQRAKFAWAIDMTDENFQF from the exons ATGTTTTTTAGCCGGCTGGTTCGGTACTCTGTCCAATGTAACACACACGCGTGTGTTTTTTACTCCGTCAGGAGTTTTGCTCTGGCAGCTAAAAGGGTGCTCATACCgag GTGGGAGGAAGGGAAGCTCTCCAATGGTCAGAAGTGGAAAACTCTTGAGCATAAAGGACCACTCTTTCCACCAGAATATGAACCTTTACCAAGCAATATCTCATTTTTATACGATG gAGAGCCGGTCAAACTAAGCTTAGGAACAGAGGAAGTAGCAACTTTCTATGCGAAGATGCTGGACCATGAGTACACCACCAAGGAGACTTTCCAAAATAACTTCTTCACTGATTGGAGAGAG GTAATGACAGAAAATGAGAGACAGCTGATCAAGAAACTCTCCAAGTGTGATTTCAGCAACATCCACAAATACTTTGtggaaaaagcagaggaaaagaaaaacatgaccaaagaagaaaagcag GTTTTGAAGGAAGAAGCTAATAAACTTACAGAGGAGTATGGTTACTGTCTGCTGGACGGACATAAGGAGAAAATTGGCAACTTCCGTCTGGAGCCACCAGGGCTGTTTAGAGGGCGAGGGGAGCATCCTAAAATGGGCAAACTAAAGAAACGTGTGGAGCCTGAGGATGTGATCATCAACTGCAGCCA AGATGCAAAGGTTCCAGAGCCTCCTGCAGGACACCGATGGAAGAGAGTACAGCATGATACGTCAGTCACCTGGCTGGCATCATGGGTAGAGAACATTCATGGGCATATCAAGTACATCATGCTCAACCCCAGCTCCAAACTCAAG GGTGAGAAGGACTGGCAAAAGTATGAAACCGCCCGTAAGCTGAAACTGAGAGTGGACTCAATCAGGAGTGAGTACAGGAGGGCCTGGACTGCTCGTGAGATGAAACAGAGACAACGAGGAGTGGCTTTGTACTTCATTGACAAG CTTGCTCTGAGAGCTGGTAATGAGAAGGATGATGACACAGCGGACACAGTGGGTTGCTGTTCTCTTCGCGTGGAGCACATCACCCTGCACCGCCACCTGGACGACCAGGAATATGTGGTGGAGTTTGACTTCCTGGGCAAAGACTCCATTCGCTACTACAATAAAGTGCTTGTGGAGAAACAA GTTTTCAAAAACCTGAAGCTTTTTATGGAATCCAAGAATCCAGAAGATGACTTATTCGACAGGATTTCT ACAGTCTACCTCAATAAAAAGCTGAACGAAGCCATGCCAGGATTGACAGCAAAAGTTTTCAGAACTTTCAACGCTTCCACCACCCTGCAGGAGCAGCTAAACAAGCTCACCATCG ATGACATGACTGTGGAGGAAAAGATTCTGGCCTATAATCGGGCCAACAGAGCTGTGGCCATACTCTGCAACCACCAGAGGGCAGCACCCAAAACGTTTGAGAAATCCATGCAGTTACTACAGCAGAAG atcaaaaagaaaaaggaggaagTGGAGAAGGCCAAAAAGGAGCTGAAACAAGCAAAGAAAGCACACAAAGAGCGTCCATCGGAGAAGTCGAAGAA ACTggtggagaagaaggagaaggctTTGAAGAGGCTGTTGGAGCAGCTGAAGAAGCTCCAGCTGCAGGAGACTGACCGAGAGGAGAACAAGGTCATCGCTCTAGGCACTTCCAAGCTGAACTACCTCGACCCCCGCATCTCTGTGGCCTG GTGTAAGAAAAATAATGTTCCAGTGGAGAAGATCTACAACAAGACTCAGAGGGCCAAGTTCGCCTGGGCCATCGACATGACGGATGAAAACTTCCAGTTCTAA